Proteins encoded in a region of the Sphingomonas jaspsi DSM 18422 genome:
- a CDS encoding aromatic ring-hydroxylating oxygenase subunit alpha, protein MATRLKTVAPIPDELAGMSLPGWLYHDPEFFEAEKAAFLRASPQVVCHESEIAEAGEWRSLDYLGESIIVMRGDDREVRAFSNVCRHRGSRLVDGTGGCAKVLTCPYHAWSYARDGKLVGVPHRHEYPDLQTDQLGLKPVALERWRGFLFVRLEDGLPSVAEMMAPYDHEVAPYRFEDLRATGQVVNRPRALNWKTIADNYSDHLHIPIGHPGLTRLFGRSYSVEANEWVDRMEGELREDESSNPSERAYQRLLPRADHLPDTHQRKWLYYKLFPCVAFDIYPDQVDFMQWLPTGPTTSVIREISYALPDAPDYPWRREMKVARYLNWRINRRVNAEDTELISRVQEGMQSPSYEAGPLGVSEVSLRSFAAKVRTFIPEARKPSPPPPGWAKRAG, encoded by the coding sequence ATGGCGACGCGATTGAAGACAGTAGCACCGATTCCTGACGAACTGGCGGGGATGAGCCTGCCCGGCTGGCTCTATCACGATCCCGAATTCTTCGAGGCGGAGAAGGCGGCCTTCCTCCGCGCGTCGCCGCAGGTGGTCTGCCATGAAAGCGAAATCGCGGAAGCCGGCGAATGGCGCAGCCTCGATTACCTCGGCGAGAGCATCATCGTCATGCGCGGGGACGATCGCGAGGTGCGCGCTTTTTCCAACGTCTGCCGCCATCGCGGGTCGCGGCTGGTCGACGGGACGGGCGGCTGCGCCAAGGTGCTGACCTGCCCCTACCATGCCTGGAGCTACGCCCGCGACGGCAAGCTGGTCGGCGTGCCGCATCGCCATGAATATCCCGACCTCCAGACCGACCAGCTCGGCCTGAAGCCGGTCGCGCTCGAACGGTGGCGCGGTTTCCTGTTCGTCAGGCTGGAAGACGGACTGCCGAGCGTCGCCGAGATGATGGCGCCCTACGACCATGAGGTCGCGCCTTATCGGTTCGAGGATCTGCGCGCGACGGGGCAGGTGGTGAACCGCCCGCGCGCGCTTAACTGGAAGACCATCGCCGACAATTACAGCGACCACCTCCACATCCCGATCGGCCATCCGGGCCTGACACGCCTGTTCGGCCGCAGCTATTCGGTCGAGGCGAACGAATGGGTCGACCGGATGGAAGGCGAACTTCGGGAAGACGAGAGCAGCAACCCCAGCGAACGCGCCTACCAGCGCCTGCTGCCCCGCGCCGACCATCTGCCCGACACGCACCAGAGAAAGTGGCTCTATTACAAGCTGTTCCCCTGCGTCGCCTTCGACATCTACCCCGACCAGGTCGATTTCATGCAGTGGCTGCCAACCGGTCCGACCACCAGCGTCATCCGCGAAATCAGCTATGCGCTACCCGACGCCCCTGATTATCCTTGGCGCCGCGAGATGAAGGTGGCGCGCTACCTCAACTGGCGCATTAACCGCCGCGTCAATGCCGAGGATACCGAGCTGATCAGCCGGGTGCAGGAAGGCATGCAGAGCCCATCCTACGAAGCCGGTCCGCTGGGCGTCAGCGAGGTCAGCCTGCGCAGCTTCGCGGCAAAGGTCCGGACCTTCATTCCCGAAGCGCGGAAGCCTAGTCCGCCGCCGCCGGGCTGGGCCAAACGCGCCGGCTGA
- the rpsF gene encoding 30S ribosomal protein S6: MPLYEHIFLARQDLAQAQVDAIAENATKIITDNGGKVVKTETWGLKSLAYKIQKNRKAHYVMMDIDAPAAALAELERQTGINEDVIRYMTIRVDELEKGPSVMMRKSERAERGDRGDRGGDRGERRSRREEVEA, encoded by the coding sequence ATGCCGCTTTACGAGCATATTTTCCTCGCGCGTCAGGACCTGGCCCAAGCCCAGGTCGATGCGATCGCGGAAAATGCGACGAAGATCATCACCGACAACGGTGGTAAGGTCGTCAAGACCGAAACCTGGGGCCTCAAGAGCCTCGCCTACAAGATCCAGAAGAACCGCAAGGCGCATTATGTCATGATGGACATCGATGCCCCGGCCGCGGCGCTTGCGGAACTCGAACGCCAGACCGGCATCAACGAAGACGTCATCCGTTACATGACCATCCGCGTCGACGAACTCGAAAAGGGTCCGTCGGTGATGATGCGCAAGTCGGAACGCGCCGAGCGTGGCGACCGTGGTGACCGTGGCGGCGATCGTGGCGAACGTCGCTCGCGCCGCGAAGAAGTGGAGGCTTAA
- the rpsR gene encoding 30S ribosomal protein S18, with protein sequence MARPFFRRRKSCPFSAKDAPRIDYKDTRLLQGFVSERGKIVPSRITAVSAKKQRELAKAIKRARHIGLLPYVVK encoded by the coding sequence ATGGCCCGTCCGTTTTTCCGCCGCCGCAAGAGCTGCCCGTTCTCGGCCAAGGATGCCCCGCGCATCGATTATAAGGACACGCGCCTGCTGCAGGGCTTCGTGTCCGAACGCGGCAAGATCGTGCCGTCCCGTATCACCGCCGTGTCGGCGAAGAAGCAGCGCGAGCTGGCCAAGGCGATCAAGCGCGCCCGCCACATCGGCCTTCTGCCGTACGTCGTGAAGTAA
- the rplI gene encoding 50S ribosomal protein L9, with translation MEVILLERVEKLGQIGDVVTVKNGFARNYLLPNKKALRANEANKKVFEANRAKIEADNVSKRSEAEKASGGIEGKTVVLIRQASNTGQLYGSVSARDLAEALVEDGVKVAKSQIAIKAPIKTIGMHEVKVVLHPEVSVTVKANVARSPEEAELQAQGVDVMASMFERDEAGFTEEYDPNAEPGATAEVAADEGAEEAAIDGQDA, from the coding sequence ATGGAAGTCATCCTGCTCGAACGCGTCGAAAAGCTCGGCCAGATCGGTGACGTCGTCACCGTGAAGAACGGCTTTGCGCGCAACTACCTCCTTCCCAACAAGAAGGCTCTCCGCGCCAACGAAGCCAACAAGAAGGTCTTCGAAGCCAACCGCGCCAAGATCGAAGCGGACAACGTTTCGAAGCGCAGCGAAGCTGAAAAGGCTTCGGGCGGCATCGAAGGCAAGACCGTTGTCCTCATCCGCCAGGCGTCGAACACCGGCCAGCTTTACGGTTCGGTTTCGGCCCGCGACCTCGCCGAAGCGCTGGTCGAAGACGGCGTGAAGGTGGCCAAGAGCCAGATCGCGATCAAGGCCCCGATCAAGACCATCGGCATGCACGAAGTGAAGGTCGTCCTTCACCCGGAAGTCAGCGTCACGGTCAAGGCCAACGTCGCTCGTTCGCCGGAAGAAGCCGAACTGCAGGCGCAGGGCGTCGACGTAATGGCGTCGATGTTCGAACGCGACGAAGCCGGCTTCACCGAGGAATATGATCCCAACGCCGAACCGGGCGCGACGGCCGAAGTCGCCGCCGACGAAGGCGCGGAAGAAGCTGCGATCGACGGCCAGGACGCTTAA
- a CDS encoding glutathione S-transferase family protein encodes MILYGVSISPFVRKVAAYAAEKGIELEVRPTGLPGPLDPAFVAASPAKKMPALVDGDYSVADSSAIIHYLEAKYPEPALIPSDPRERGTAIWFDEWSDTLFTSCAAKMFFNRIVAPRFLGREGDLAAADIAERDELPPLLDYLEGVIPDSGYLVGGRLTIADISVASPFVNMKHLGLAVDANRFPKLAAYLDAILSRPSFAKMVERETALFAQPA; translated from the coding sequence ATGATCCTCTACGGTGTCAGCATTTCCCCCTTCGTCCGCAAGGTCGCGGCATACGCCGCCGAAAAGGGGATCGAGTTGGAGGTGCGACCGACCGGCCTGCCGGGCCCGCTGGATCCGGCGTTCGTCGCGGCCAGTCCGGCCAAGAAGATGCCGGCCCTCGTCGACGGCGATTACAGCGTCGCGGATTCGTCAGCGATCATCCACTATCTCGAAGCCAAATATCCCGAGCCCGCGCTGATCCCGTCCGACCCGCGCGAGCGCGGCACGGCGATCTGGTTCGATGAATGGTCGGACACGCTGTTCACGTCCTGCGCGGCGAAGATGTTCTTCAACCGCATCGTCGCACCGCGCTTCCTGGGTCGTGAGGGCGACCTTGCAGCCGCCGACATCGCCGAGCGCGATGAACTGCCGCCATTGCTCGACTATCTGGAGGGCGTGATCCCCGACAGCGGCTATCTCGTCGGTGGCCGGCTGACGATCGCAGACATTTCGGTGGCCAGCCCGTTCGTCAACATGAAGCATCTCGGCCTCGCGGTCGACGCGAACCGCTTTCCCAAACTTGCCGCCTACCTCGACGCCATCCTGTCGCGGCCGAGCTTTGCCAAGATGGTCGAACGCGAAACCGCCCTGTTCGCCCAGCCTGCCTGA
- a CDS encoding DUF6456 domain-containing protein — protein sequence MTGGAKRLLEERRLEDGVVGRKPGRAAPRTVTVNAAESPLGWLLARGHVSRRQYEAGERLRADWERAQLDPRVTMSWSAAPVARSRGGASLGPDLGGSQIDAKRRFNDAVAEAGPGLSDILWRIVCAGEGMRDAESALGWPARAGKLVLTIALDRVADYYRIR from the coding sequence ATGACGGGTGGTGCGAAGCGGTTGTTGGAAGAACGCCGGCTCGAAGATGGCGTAGTGGGCCGGAAACCGGGCCGGGCTGCCCCGCGGACGGTCACGGTCAACGCGGCCGAAAGTCCGCTCGGCTGGCTGCTTGCGCGTGGTCATGTGTCCCGCCGCCAATATGAGGCGGGCGAACGGCTTCGCGCCGATTGGGAACGGGCCCAGCTCGATCCGCGCGTCACCATGTCGTGGAGCGCGGCGCCGGTGGCCAGGTCGCGCGGCGGGGCCAGCCTCGGCCCCGACCTCGGCGGTTCGCAGATCGATGCCAAGCGCCGCTTCAACGACGCCGTGGCCGAAGCGGGCCCGGGCCTCAGCGACATACTGTGGCGCATCGTTTGCGCGGGCGAGGGGATGCGCGATGCCGAAAGCGCGCTCGGCTGGCCCGCGCGCGCCGGCAAGCTGGTCCTCACCATCGCGCTCGACCGCGTCGCCGACTATTACCGCATCCGCTAG
- a CDS encoding helix-turn-helix domain-containing protein produces the protein MITRVREVRRARGMTLQDVADACDPPTTPQTIGRLETGTRTVSVGWLNRIAAALKVDAADLVDHPDKAELPVAAVLGSGGAVAPRKTAIVVPPRPDGGLIAMTVSASVGDYRAGDEIWCERLEPEAYARALNRDVLVPRPAGRFLFGRLIGREDGKLHILPPGAGGRQHVVTDPAWAAMAVRLVRAL, from the coding sequence TTGATTACTCGCGTTCGTGAAGTGCGCCGGGCGCGCGGAATGACTTTGCAGGATGTCGCCGACGCCTGCGACCCGCCGACGACGCCGCAGACGATCGGTCGACTCGAAACGGGGACGAGGACGGTATCGGTCGGCTGGCTTAACCGCATCGCCGCTGCATTGAAGGTCGATGCCGCCGACTTGGTCGATCACCCCGACAAGGCCGAGCTACCGGTCGCGGCAGTCCTTGGCAGCGGCGGCGCGGTCGCGCCGCGCAAGACCGCGATCGTCGTTCCTCCGCGCCCTGACGGCGGCCTCATTGCCATGACGGTGTCGGCCAGCGTAGGCGACTATCGCGCCGGCGACGAAATCTGGTGCGAGCGGCTGGAGCCCGAGGCCTATGCCCGCGCTCTCAACCGAGACGTCCTCGTCCCCCGCCCCGCCGGTCGCTTCCTGTTCGGCCGCCTGATCGGGCGCGAAGACGGCAAGCTCCACATCCTTCCACCCGGCGCAGGCGGCCGCCAGCATGTCGTGACGGACCCGGCGTGGGCGGCAATGGCTGTGCGACTGGTCCGGGCGTTGTAA
- a CDS encoding UrcA family protein, whose protein sequence is MHIRLSIAAAALLASSGLTAAEPERDPNLAVVTAQPDENTISRRVRFDDLNLTTAQGAKQFHQRVGTAVRGVCLEATGPNPLDWAEYSCQRTAWRDARPQIAKVIEAAQLAALNGTASGPMSIRIAVARR, encoded by the coding sequence ATGCATATTCGACTTTCGATCGCGGCGGCAGCCTTGCTGGCGTCGAGCGGATTGACGGCGGCGGAGCCGGAACGGGATCCGAACCTGGCGGTGGTCACCGCGCAACCTGATGAAAACACCATCAGTCGCCGGGTCCGGTTCGACGACCTCAACCTGACGACGGCGCAAGGTGCCAAGCAGTTCCATCAACGGGTCGGCACTGCGGTGCGCGGGGTCTGCCTTGAAGCGACCGGGCCAAACCCGCTCGATTGGGCGGAGTATAGTTGCCAACGGACAGCGTGGCGGGATGCGCGCCCTCAGATCGCCAAGGTGATCGAGGCTGCGCAGCTGGCAGCGTTGAACGGAACGGCGTCGGGGCCGATGTCGATCCGCATCGCGGTCGCGCGTCGATAG
- a CDS encoding UrcA family protein produces the protein MKIITALCVVSACVSGTGVAQAAGQSDEPVIVRAQPDEFLPTRRVSYADLNLASKAGEKTLFYRVSGAVRYVCTGHDSASIEMQRCRSFAWSGARPQMKLAIQRAQELAANGTTNIAPVAIMIAAR, from the coding sequence ATGAAAATCATTACTGCATTGTGCGTCGTGTCGGCTTGCGTGAGCGGGACTGGGGTAGCGCAGGCTGCCGGCCAATCGGACGAGCCGGTCATCGTGCGGGCACAGCCGGACGAATTCCTTCCGACCCGCCGGGTCAGCTACGCCGACCTCAACCTGGCATCCAAGGCTGGTGAAAAAACGCTCTTCTATCGGGTGAGCGGTGCCGTGCGCTACGTTTGCACCGGCCACGACAGCGCGTCGATCGAGATGCAGCGTTGCCGCAGCTTCGCCTGGAGCGGCGCACGGCCGCAGATGAAGCTTGCGATCCAGCGGGCGCAGGAACTGGCGGCCAACGGAACGACGAACATCGCACCGGTCGCCATCATGATCGCCGCCCGGTGA
- a CDS encoding LytTR family transcriptional regulator DNA-binding domain-containing protein: MVRTVMPSQLDVIVSFTFERQAKRSCLEDFKLMLMSLPQVRHCAELEGPSDFLIEAELPNLAAFHDFVINVIDPARRLISHFESNFVSRHVVCHEEESRQIWAQSAHGMRRVDLDRAQWLSAEGDYVRVCIDGEATLIHATLHSIAERLAGLPFVQIHRSTLVNTQSIRRLFSEGRRWFVQLADGSTHRIAKGRAGEINRLIGGPADAPRAISSNNGPSDRPVRPIDRKESASPPVL, from the coding sequence ATGGTTCGTACGGTCATGCCATCGCAGCTGGACGTCATTGTCAGCTTTACCTTCGAACGTCAGGCCAAGCGGTCGTGCCTTGAAGACTTCAAGCTAATGTTGATGTCGCTTCCTCAGGTTCGGCACTGCGCCGAACTGGAGGGGCCGAGCGATTTCCTGATCGAGGCGGAATTACCCAACCTCGCCGCTTTCCATGACTTCGTCATCAACGTCATCGATCCCGCGCGGCGGCTGATCAGCCATTTCGAAAGCAATTTCGTGTCGCGCCATGTCGTGTGCCACGAAGAGGAGTCGCGCCAGATTTGGGCTCAGTCAGCCCATGGCATGCGCCGCGTCGACCTCGACCGTGCCCAGTGGCTGTCGGCCGAAGGCGATTACGTTCGCGTGTGCATCGACGGCGAGGCGACCCTCATTCACGCCACGCTACATTCGATCGCCGAGCGGCTTGCCGGCTTGCCGTTCGTCCAGATTCACCGGTCGACCCTGGTCAACACCCAGAGCATCCGCAGGCTATTCAGCGAAGGTCGTCGCTGGTTCGTCCAACTGGCCGACGGATCGACCCATCGGATCGCGAAAGGGCGCGCCGGCGAGATCAACCGACTCATCGGGGGCCCTGCCGACGCACCGCGTGCCATTTCGTCGAACAATGGTCCGTCCGACAGACCCGTTCGCCCGATTGACCGAAAAGAAAGCGCGTCACCACCGGTCCTTTGA
- the cysQ gene encoding 3'(2'),5'-bisphosphate nucleotidase CysQ, with amino-acid sequence MDDAALLEALVVAARDAGAEILKLVAKGFEVEAKGDESPVTICDRAAERLILDALAAAAPAIPIIAEEEVAAGRIPEHGETYFLVDPLDGTKEFIRGGDDYTVNIGLIDGGNPRLGVVYQPACDKLWGGIVGAEAFLEESGKRVAIATRPTSDRPTAVASKSHFSQRTADYLAAVRAGDDYVSIGSSLKFCIVAEGKADIYPRLSPTSEWDTAAGHAVLLAAGGRVDGLDGQPLLYGKPKFLNSGFCATGGWPAPAIAPFMSVDRA; translated from the coding sequence ATGGACGACGCCGCGTTGCTTGAAGCCTTGGTCGTCGCCGCGCGCGACGCCGGGGCGGAAATATTGAAACTGGTCGCCAAGGGTTTCGAGGTCGAAGCCAAGGGAGATGAGTCTCCGGTCACCATCTGCGACCGAGCAGCGGAACGGTTGATCCTCGACGCGCTGGCCGCGGCCGCCCCCGCTATCCCGATCATTGCCGAGGAAGAGGTTGCGGCCGGTCGCATCCCTGAACATGGCGAAACCTATTTCCTCGTCGATCCGCTCGACGGGACGAAGGAATTCATTCGCGGCGGCGATGACTATACGGTCAACATCGGACTCATCGATGGCGGGAACCCGCGTCTGGGCGTGGTCTACCAGCCCGCTTGCGACAAGCTTTGGGGCGGTATCGTCGGTGCCGAGGCGTTCCTGGAGGAAAGCGGCAAGCGCGTAGCGATTGCCACTCGTCCTACGTCGGATCGGCCGACAGCGGTCGCATCCAAGTCGCATTTCTCGCAGCGCACGGCCGACTATCTGGCGGCCGTCCGCGCCGGCGACGACTATGTTTCCATCGGCTCCAGCCTAAAATTCTGCATCGTCGCCGAAGGGAAGGCCGACATCTATCCACGCCTGTCGCCGACCAGCGAATGGGACACGGCGGCGGGCCATGCGGTGCTGCTGGCTGCCGGCGGTCGCGTCGATGGTCTCGATGGGCAGCCGCTTCTGTACGGCAAGCCCAAATTCCTCAATTCGGGATTTTGCGCGACCGGCGGATGGCCCGCACCCGCGATCGCACCCTTCATGTCGGTCGATCGCGCCTAG
- a CDS encoding SDR family NAD(P)-dependent oxidoreductase has translation MDINGTPAVVTGGASGLGEATARALAAKGAKVAIFDRDVERGEKVAAELGGIFCEVDVTSDEKVAAAFEKARAAHGQERILVNCAGVANAVKTVGKDKATGELKKYPMHQFELAIGINLVGTFRCIAHSAYGMVGAEPMNADGERGVIINTASVAAQDGQIGQAAYSASKGGVLGMALPIARDLMNDGVRVNTILPGVFKTPMVAMMPPQVQDALGAQVPFPKRLGMAEEYGRLAVFIVENVYLNAEAIRLDGGIRMAPR, from the coding sequence ATGGACATCAACGGAACCCCGGCGGTCGTCACCGGTGGCGCATCGGGCCTGGGCGAAGCGACCGCTCGCGCGCTGGCCGCGAAGGGCGCCAAGGTCGCCATCTTCGACCGCGACGTCGAGCGCGGTGAGAAGGTCGCTGCCGAACTGGGCGGCATCTTCTGCGAAGTCGATGTGACCAGCGATGAAAAGGTCGCGGCCGCCTTTGAAAAGGCGCGCGCGGCGCACGGTCAGGAACGTATTCTCGTCAACTGTGCGGGCGTCGCCAATGCGGTGAAGACGGTCGGCAAGGACAAGGCCACCGGTGAGCTCAAGAAATATCCGATGCACCAGTTCGAACTGGCGATCGGCATCAACCTTGTCGGCACTTTCCGCTGCATCGCGCACTCGGCCTACGGCATGGTCGGGGCGGAGCCGATGAACGCCGATGGCGAGCGCGGCGTGATTATCAACACCGCGTCGGTCGCGGCGCAGGACGGGCAGATCGGCCAGGCCGCCTATTCGGCGTCGAAGGGCGGGGTGTTGGGCATGGCCCTGCCGATCGCGCGCGACCTGATGAACGACGGGGTGCGCGTCAACACCATCCTTCCGGGCGTGTTCAAGACGCCGATGGTGGCGATGATGCCGCCGCAGGTGCAGGATGCGCTGGGCGCGCAGGTGCCTTTCCCGAAGCGCCTCGGCATGGCCGAAGAATATGGCCGCTTGGCGGTGTTCATCGTCGAAAACGTCTATCTGAATGCCGAAGCGATCCGCCTCGACGGCGGCATCCGCATGGCCCCGCGTTGA
- a CDS encoding superoxide dismutase family protein, with protein sequence MHKLMTIMPLAALLVAGCATAPHLTPGTTRSLLIDTRGVEIGYVDSWEAQGRSQIALHLRPGFVSGGNHGMHFHEIGRCDPPDFKSAGGHWNPTHMKHGQLSPGGGHVGDWGNLIVFTDKETQAGLVNSLPYSFKDADGTSLVIHADADDLKTDPSGNSGARVACAVLAPPQ encoded by the coding sequence ATGCACAAGTTGATGACCATCATGCCGTTGGCCGCGCTGCTCGTCGCCGGTTGCGCCACCGCGCCCCACCTTACGCCCGGCACCACCCGCTCGCTGCTGATCGACACGCGCGGCGTCGAAATCGGCTATGTCGACAGCTGGGAGGCTCAAGGCAGGAGCCAGATTGCCTTGCACCTTCGCCCAGGCTTCGTCTCGGGCGGCAACCACGGCATGCATTTCCACGAAATCGGTCGCTGCGATCCGCCGGATTTCAAAAGCGCAGGCGGCCACTGGAACCCGACCCATATGAAGCACGGCCAGCTTTCGCCGGGGGGCGGGCACGTCGGCGACTGGGGCAACCTTATCGTTTTCACCGACAAGGAAACGCAGGCCGGGCTGGTGAATTCGCTTCCTTACAGTTTCAAGGACGCCGACGGCACATCGCTGGTGATCCACGCCGATGCCGACGACCTCAAAACCGATCCCAGCGGCAACAGCGGCGCGCGCGTCGCCTGCGCGGTTCTCGCGCCCCCGCAGTGA
- a CDS encoding acetyl/propionyl/methylcrotonyl-CoA carboxylase subunit alpha: MIQSLLIANRGEIACRIIRTARKMGIRTVAVYSDADAKALHVRMADEAVHIGPSAARESYLVGDKIIAAAKATGAEAIHPGYGFLSENAEFAQSVIDAALVWVGPKPASITAMGLKDAAKKLMADAGVPVTPGYMGDNQDPAYLAEEAAGIGYPVLIKAVAGGGGKGMRKVDRAEDFADALESCQREAASSFGNNVVLIEKWIESPRHIEVQVFGDSHGNVVHLFERDCSLQRRHQKVIEEAPAPGMDEATREAVCGAAVRAAQAVNYEGAGTIEFIADASEGLRADRIWFMEMNTRLQVEHPVTEEITGQDLVEWQLRVASGEPLPLTQDELSINGHAIEARLYAEDPAKGFLPSTGRLEHFNLGGDGRIETGVEEGDEISPFYDPMIAKLVAKGADRDEAIESLGEVLSGVFVFPVRTNASFLLNALGSEEFRSAVLDTGFIGRHEDELVSSTPPSARTLSDALLWAARASTGYDPKMPFLAGFRMNAQPQAHQHMAVNGRVEEFEFKATAPGDRFEYGFREDSEPDSQFVVIKGQTYRISWPRFSATVGGGAHDGDIIAPMPGKVTSVEVAAGDKVMKGQRLLTLEAMKMEHGLTAPFDGTVAELNASAGAQVAVDSVLARIQAEA; encoded by the coding sequence ATGATCCAGTCGCTGCTCATCGCCAACCGCGGCGAGATCGCCTGCCGCATCATCCGCACCGCGCGCAAGATGGGGATCCGCACCGTCGCGGTCTATTCGGATGCCGACGCCAAGGCGCTGCACGTCCGCATGGCCGACGAGGCGGTGCACATCGGCCCGTCGGCAGCACGTGAGAGCTATCTCGTCGGCGACAAGATCATCGCCGCGGCGAAGGCGACGGGCGCTGAGGCAATTCATCCGGGCTACGGCTTCCTAAGCGAAAATGCCGAGTTTGCGCAGTCGGTGATCGACGCGGCGCTCGTCTGGGTCGGGCCGAAGCCGGCCAGCATCACTGCCATGGGCCTGAAGGACGCGGCCAAGAAGTTGATGGCCGACGCCGGGGTGCCGGTGACCCCCGGCTACATGGGCGACAACCAGGACCCCGCCTACCTTGCCGAAGAGGCCGCCGGCATCGGCTATCCGGTGCTGATCAAGGCGGTCGCGGGCGGCGGCGGCAAGGGGATGCGCAAGGTCGACCGCGCCGAGGACTTCGCCGATGCGCTCGAAAGCTGCCAGCGTGAAGCCGCCTCCTCGTTCGGCAACAATGTCGTTCTCATCGAAAAATGGATCGAAAGCCCGCGCCATATTGAGGTGCAGGTGTTCGGCGACAGTCATGGCAATGTCGTGCATCTGTTCGAACGCGATTGCTCGCTGCAGCGCCGCCACCAGAAGGTGATCGAGGAAGCCCCCGCGCCGGGCATGGACGAAGCGACCCGCGAAGCCGTCTGCGGCGCCGCCGTCCGCGCCGCGCAGGCGGTGAACTACGAGGGCGCCGGCACAATCGAATTCATCGCCGACGCGAGCGAAGGCCTGCGCGCCGACCGGATCTGGTTCATGGAAATGAACACCCGCCTGCAAGTCGAACATCCGGTCACCGAAGAGATCACCGGACAGGATCTGGTCGAATGGCAGCTGCGTGTCGCGAGCGGGGAGCCGCTGCCGCTCACGCAGGACGAATTGTCCATCAACGGCCACGCCATCGAGGCGCGGCTATATGCGGAGGACCCCGCGAAGGGGTTCCTGCCGTCGACCGGTCGGCTTGAGCATTTCAACCTAGGCGGCGACGGCCGGATCGAGACCGGCGTCGAAGAAGGAGACGAAATCTCGCCCTTCTACGACCCGATGATCGCCAAGCTCGTCGCGAAAGGCGCCGACAGAGATGAGGCAATCGAAAGTCTTGGTGAGGTTCTCTCGGGGGTCTTCGTATTCCCGGTCCGCACAAACGCGTCCTTTTTATTGAACGCGCTCGGAAGCGAAGAATTTCGATCCGCGGTGCTCGATACCGGCTTCATCGGGCGGCATGAAGACGAACTGGTTTCCTCGACGCCGCCATCGGCGCGTACTCTAAGCGATGCATTGCTTTGGGCAGCACGAGCCTCGACCGGATACGATCCAAAAATGCCATTTCTGGCGGGCTTCCGAATGAATGCCCAACCTCAAGCTCATCAGCATATGGCGGTGAATGGTCGCGTCGAGGAGTTTGAATTCAAAGCGACCGCCCCGGGGGATCGGTTCGAATATGGCTTTCGCGAAGATAGCGAGCCGGATTCTCAGTTCGTGGTCATTAAGGGGCAGACTTATCGAATCTCATGGCCTCGCTTCAGCGCCACCGTCGGTGGCGGTGCGCATGACGGCGACATCATCGCGCCGATGCCGGGAAAGGTGACCAGCGTCGAAGTCGCGGCGGGCGACAAGGTCATGAAGGGCCAGCGCCTGCTCACCCTCGAAGCGATGAAGATGGAGCATGGCCTGACCGCACCCTTCGACGGCACCGTCGCCGAACTCAACGCCAGCGCAGGCGCGCAGGTCGCGGTCGACAGCGTTCTTGCGCGGATACAAGCCGAGGCCTGA
- a CDS encoding nuclear transport factor 2 family protein, whose protein sequence is MTASLILAALALQSPEKLPPAGPIPAPQFEEAAVLAPIYEAFRAFEAQDSAAVLRLVYPDGRVTAVGTLASGFSGVRRSSWAEWVARMKPGNGFKESITNPAVEIDGDVALVWAPFTIEQGGKVVACGYDHFDMVRQDGAWKVMNVTFSSRVTGCPGQ, encoded by the coding sequence ATGACCGCCAGCCTGATCCTCGCCGCCCTTGCGCTCCAGTCGCCGGAGAAGCTTCCGCCAGCGGGCCCGATCCCCGCGCCGCAGTTCGAGGAAGCGGCGGTCCTCGCGCCGATCTACGAGGCTTTCCGCGCGTTCGAAGCGCAGGATAGCGCCGCTGTCCTGCGGCTGGTTTATCCCGATGGGCGCGTGACGGCGGTCGGCACGCTGGCGAGCGGGTTCAGCGGCGTGCGCCGGTCAAGCTGGGCGGAATGGGTCGCGCGGATGAAACCGGGCAACGGCTTCAAGGAAAGCATTACCAACCCCGCGGTCGAAATCGACGGCGACGTCGCGCTGGTGTGGGCGCCCTTCACGATCGAACAGGGCGGCAAGGTCGTCGCCTGCGGCTACGATCATTTCGACATGGTTCGGCAGGATGGGGCGTGGAAAGTCATGAACGTCACCTTTTCCTCGCGCGTGACGGGATGCCCCGGCCAATGA